A genome region from Festucalex cinctus isolate MCC-2025b chromosome 17, RoL_Fcin_1.0, whole genome shotgun sequence includes the following:
- the casp7 gene encoding caspase-7 isoform X1: MPAFQWTPRELVRVFRMAGEPAEKTQLGGLEDEEEMAVDVTDAKPDRKGRFLLFGKKNKDGQTREQDYSSESHYRIVSPTFQYKMSHRRVGKCIIINNKNFDEKTGMNVRNGTDRDAGELFKCFKNLGFNVFIYNDQTCEKMERLLREASEEDHSDSSCFACILLSHGEEGMIYGTDGAMPIKTMTSLFRGDMCKSLVGKPKLFFIQVRLATSEHMWNTSHVVMTLLLDLRHQACRGSEFDDGIQTDSGPPNDTLETDANPRHKIPVEADFLFAYSTVPGYYSWRNPGRGSWFVQALCNVLNEFGKQLEIMQILTRVNYMVATSFESWSEDPRFSEKKQIPCVVSMLTKELYFN; encoded by the exons ATGCCA gCTTTTCAGTGGACACCGAGGGAGCTAGTAAGAGTATTCAGG ATGGCTGGAGAACCTGCTGAGAAGACGCAACTTGGAGGTTTAGAAGACGAAGAGGAGATGGCGGTTGACGTCACTGACGCTAAACCTGACCGCAAGGGGAGGTTTTTACTCTTTGG CAAGAAGAATAAGGATGGCCAGACGCGGGAGCAGGACTACTCTTCTGAAAGCCATTACAGAATTGTCTCACCAACATTCCAGTATAAGATGAGCCACCGGCGAGTGGGCAAGTgcatcatcatcaacaacaaaaactttgaTGAAAAGACAG GGATGAATGTACGTAACGGGACGGACCGCGACGCCGGCGAGCTCTTCAAGTGCTTCAAGAATCTGGGCTTCAACGTCTTCATCTACAATGATCAGACCTGCGAGAAGATGGAGCGTCTCCTCAGAGAGG CTTCAGAGGAAGACCACAGTGACAGCTCATGTTTCGCCTGCATCCTGCTAAGCCACGGCGAAGAGGGCATGATCTACGGCACGGACGGCGCCATGCCTATCAAGACCATGACCTCGCTGTTTAGGGGGGACATGTGTAAAAGCCTTGTGGGGAAGCCCAAACTCTTCTTCATCCAGGTACGACTCGCGACATCAGAACACATGTGGAACACGTCCCACGTTGTCATGACGTTATTGTTGGATTTACGCCACCAGGCCTGTCGGGGCTCCGAATTCGATGACGGCATACAGACGGATTCGGGTCCGCCCAACGACACCCTGGAGACAGACGCCAATCCAAGACACAAAATCCCGGTCGAGGCCGATTTCCTCTTTGCCTACTCCACCGTGCCAG GGTACTACTCCTGGAGGAACCCCGGGCGCGGCTCCTGGTTCGTGCAGGCGCTGTGCAACGTCCTCAACGAGTTTGGCAAGCAGCTGGAGATCATGCAGATCCTGACGCGCGTCAACTACATGGTGGCCACCAGCTTCGAGTCGTGGTCCGAGGACCCGCGCTTCAGCGAGAAGAAGCAGATCCCCTGCGTGGTCTCCATGCTGACCAAGGAGCTCTACTTCAACTGA
- the casp7 gene encoding caspase-7 isoform X4, protein MPAFQWTPRELVRVFRMAGEPAEKTQLGGLEDEEEMAVDVTDAKPDRKGRFLLFGKKNKDGQTREQDYSSESHYRIVSPTFQYKMSHRRVGKCIIINNKNFDEKTGMNVRNGTDRDAGELFKCFKNLGFNVFIYNDQTCEKMERLLREEEDHSDSSCFACILLSHGEEGMIYGTDGAMPIKTMTSLFRGDMCKSLVGKPKLFFIQACRGSEFDDGIQTDSGPPNDTLETDANPRHKIPVEADFLFAYSTVPGYYSWRNPGRGSWFVQALCNVLNEFGKQLEIMQILTRVNYMVATSFESWSEDPRFSEKKQIPCVVSMLTKELYFN, encoded by the exons ATGCCA gCTTTTCAGTGGACACCGAGGGAGCTAGTAAGAGTATTCAGG ATGGCTGGAGAACCTGCTGAGAAGACGCAACTTGGAGGTTTAGAAGACGAAGAGGAGATGGCGGTTGACGTCACTGACGCTAAACCTGACCGCAAGGGGAGGTTTTTACTCTTTGG CAAGAAGAATAAGGATGGCCAGACGCGGGAGCAGGACTACTCTTCTGAAAGCCATTACAGAATTGTCTCACCAACATTCCAGTATAAGATGAGCCACCGGCGAGTGGGCAAGTgcatcatcatcaacaacaaaaactttgaTGAAAAGACAG GGATGAATGTACGTAACGGGACGGACCGCGACGCCGGCGAGCTCTTCAAGTGCTTCAAGAATCTGGGCTTCAACGTCTTCATCTACAATGATCAGACCTGCGAGAAGATGGAGCGTCTCCTCAGAGAGG AGGAAGACCACAGTGACAGCTCATGTTTCGCCTGCATCCTGCTAAGCCACGGCGAAGAGGGCATGATCTACGGCACGGACGGCGCCATGCCTATCAAGACCATGACCTCGCTGTTTAGGGGGGACATGTGTAAAAGCCTTGTGGGGAAGCCCAAACTCTTCTTCATCCAG GCCTGTCGGGGCTCCGAATTCGATGACGGCATACAGACGGATTCGGGTCCGCCCAACGACACCCTGGAGACAGACGCCAATCCAAGACACAAAATCCCGGTCGAGGCCGATTTCCTCTTTGCCTACTCCACCGTGCCAG GGTACTACTCCTGGAGGAACCCCGGGCGCGGCTCCTGGTTCGTGCAGGCGCTGTGCAACGTCCTCAACGAGTTTGGCAAGCAGCTGGAGATCATGCAGATCCTGACGCGCGTCAACTACATGGTGGCCACCAGCTTCGAGTCGTGGTCCGAGGACCCGCGCTTCAGCGAGAAGAAGCAGATCCCCTGCGTGGTCTCCATGCTGACCAAGGAGCTCTACTTCAACTGA
- the casp7 gene encoding caspase-7 isoform X3 — MPAFQWTPRELVRVFRMAGEPAEKTQLGGLEDEEEMAVDVTDAKPDRKGRFLLFGKKNKDGQTREQDYSSESHYRIVSPTFQYKMSHRRVGKCIIINNKNFDEKTGMNVRNGTDRDAGELFKCFKNLGFNVFIYNDQTCEKMERLLREASEEDHSDSSCFACILLSHGEEGMIYGTDGAMPIKTMTSLFRGDMCKSLVGKPKLFFIQACRGSEFDDGIQTDSGPPNDTLETDANPRHKIPVEADFLFAYSTVPGYYSWRNPGRGSWFVQALCNVLNEFGKQLEIMQILTRVNYMVATSFESWSEDPRFSEKKQIPCVVSMLTKELYFN; from the exons ATGCCA gCTTTTCAGTGGACACCGAGGGAGCTAGTAAGAGTATTCAGG ATGGCTGGAGAACCTGCTGAGAAGACGCAACTTGGAGGTTTAGAAGACGAAGAGGAGATGGCGGTTGACGTCACTGACGCTAAACCTGACCGCAAGGGGAGGTTTTTACTCTTTGG CAAGAAGAATAAGGATGGCCAGACGCGGGAGCAGGACTACTCTTCTGAAAGCCATTACAGAATTGTCTCACCAACATTCCAGTATAAGATGAGCCACCGGCGAGTGGGCAAGTgcatcatcatcaacaacaaaaactttgaTGAAAAGACAG GGATGAATGTACGTAACGGGACGGACCGCGACGCCGGCGAGCTCTTCAAGTGCTTCAAGAATCTGGGCTTCAACGTCTTCATCTACAATGATCAGACCTGCGAGAAGATGGAGCGTCTCCTCAGAGAGG CTTCAGAGGAAGACCACAGTGACAGCTCATGTTTCGCCTGCATCCTGCTAAGCCACGGCGAAGAGGGCATGATCTACGGCACGGACGGCGCCATGCCTATCAAGACCATGACCTCGCTGTTTAGGGGGGACATGTGTAAAAGCCTTGTGGGGAAGCCCAAACTCTTCTTCATCCAG GCCTGTCGGGGCTCCGAATTCGATGACGGCATACAGACGGATTCGGGTCCGCCCAACGACACCCTGGAGACAGACGCCAATCCAAGACACAAAATCCCGGTCGAGGCCGATTTCCTCTTTGCCTACTCCACCGTGCCAG GGTACTACTCCTGGAGGAACCCCGGGCGCGGCTCCTGGTTCGTGCAGGCGCTGTGCAACGTCCTCAACGAGTTTGGCAAGCAGCTGGAGATCATGCAGATCCTGACGCGCGTCAACTACATGGTGGCCACCAGCTTCGAGTCGTGGTCCGAGGACCCGCGCTTCAGCGAGAAGAAGCAGATCCCCTGCGTGGTCTCCATGCTGACCAAGGAGCTCTACTTCAACTGA
- the nrap gene encoding nebulin-related-anchoring protein: MQSCARCGFVVYPAEKINCIDQNWHKACFHCDVCKMVLTANNFVSHKKRPYCSVHNPRNNTFTSVYETAINITGKKQSKASSESFKSQSEFSQEQTWYNQEMVTMSQAQTNISDVKYMEEYEQSKGKGNFPALITPGYQAAKNANTLASNLEYKKGHEERVSKYTAFVDPPEVLLAKKQGQIVSDYAYTEEYEQHKGKGSFPAHLTPGYKMSKKASEQASNIKYRHVYEQEIRGKASAEAGAAEMVHAKENAENFSQIAYTEEYEQQRGKGSFPAMITPGYHLAKKAQENASDLKYRKDLNKMKGTSHFHSLTSEENLALMNARKINKLVSEIEYKKDLENSKGHSINFCETPQFQNASKVAKFTSDNKYKEKYIDMKGHYEGSGIDKKTMHAMKVRTLASDISYKQGHDQDQGEYNYQATLTPGYRSQRKLDPLKDKNYRQHIDQVKYSLVTDTPEILLARKNAHLISNLNYKADYEKTKHLYTLHEDLPQIKMAKDNAALCSDIKYKEEWEKTKSKACDIGVHDLSVRAAKASRDLASDLKYKENYLKNKELAVGFNVSDSKTLHSLQVAKMRSDIAYKKGSKENQGQYSLSMDMVNLSHAKKAQALASDLEYRTRLHDYTVMADDIKVQQAKKAYSLQSENLYRSDLNWMKGVSWETEGCLNITQAKKAGDLLSDNKYRQKVDQIKFTQVADNLSIKHAKKSQELQSDLAYKANTEQMIHQYTMTKDEPLFRQAKANAELLSAKVYKSQWEKQREKGFELRLDSLSILTARAKRDLASDVKYKEQYEKNKGKVIGIKSVSDDSQMAHSALATKLQSSRDYKKHYEDTKTQFNVSLDMLNISQAKKAQDLAADYNYRTFLHEYTTLPTDMNVAWAKKAYGLQSDKLYRSDLNWMKGVAWEASKSLDVQQAKKAGELLSEKKYRQNVSSLKFTSVEDTPEMVQAKLSNKLAIDRLYREKGENMKHIYTLNEELPEFVQAKINALNLSESRYKESWMKLRDGGYKLRLDAIPFQSAKASADILSDQKYKEEFEKTKGKMIGLKGLEDDINMAHSVYANKLQSDIKYKKESASQLSKHHLPMDMMEVSHAKKAQSLASDIDYRLFLHEYTSLPDDMKLQAAKKAYALQSERIYRSDLNYLRGAAWIATGAVQIEGSRKATDLISDKKYRQLPYNFKHTSVADSPDIVHAKFSGLITNERLYKEKGVSDQHSYTITAERPEITQAKINAANFSEIRYRDSWHNLRAQGYKLTMQDIPFQAAKSSTGIASDYKYKHNHLMEKGKHIGAQSVSDDTYLLHYMQANRLASDQEYRKDALTASGRYHLTPDMVHLVTAKNAQALASEQDYRKRLHEYTVLPDDMKVKWAKKAYNLQSETLYKSDLNFMKGVAWDGVGAPQLESAKKAGKLVSDKRYRQLPDSLKFTSVTDSPDMLHAKASYQQCSERLYKSGRNDDMNKYTLHPDDPDFVRARMNALHISDKVYKASGEQLKMLGYDLRLDAIPFQTAKASREIASDVLYKDSHLREKGQQVGLRCVEDDPKMMHSLAASKLQSNLEYKRLSKEQHSNYKIHADQPEFLLAKKSQAQASDVAYRSKLHDYTCDSEQLQVKHAKQAYKLQSDVNYKSDLNRMRGAGWTPPGSHKVELARRAAELGLAEGVTTDEAIAKYQRMIMMHYQQRMEDQQQQQQQQHTSEQVETSKEIRQGVNMDATEVLHVNRTKTYQTAQKKITTTTTTSSSSSTFKSMEKKSSSTSSAARHGTFKMSSQAKAIKDA; encoded by the exons ATGCAGTCTTGTGCAAGATGTGGGTTTGTGGTGTACCCGGCGGAGAAGATCAACTGCATTGATCAG AACTGGCACAAAGCATGTTTTCACTGCGACGTCTGTAAAATGGTGCTAACGGCCAATAACTTCGTCAGCCACAAGAAGAGGCCCTACTGCTCAGT ACACAACCCGAGGAACAACACCTTCACCAGCGTGTATGAGACGGCCATTAACATCACCGGGAAAAAGCAGAGCAAGGCCAGCAGTGAG TCCTTCAAGTCTCAGTCGGAGTTCTCCCAGGAGCAGACTTGGTACAACCAGGAGATGGTGACCATGTCACAAGCTCAGACAAACATCAGTGAC GTAAAGTACATGGAAGAATACGAGCAGTCCAAAGGGAAAGGCAACTTCCCGGCCCTGATCACACCAGGATACCAGGCAGCAAAAAACGCCAACACCCTGGCAAGCAAC CTTGAATACAAAAAAGGGCATGAAGAGAGAGTTTCCAAATACACTGCCTTTGTGGACCCGCCCGAGGTGCTCCTGGCCAAGAAACAAGGACAGATTGTCAGCGAT TATGCCTACACAGAGGAATACGAGCAGCACAAAGGCAAAGGCAGCTTCCCCGCGCATCTCACACCGGGATACAAGATGTCAAAAAAGGCCTCCGAACAGGCCAGCAAT ATAAAGTATCGTCACGTATACGAGCAGGAGATAAGGGGCAAAGCCAGTGCCGAAGCGGGCGCAGCCGAAATGGTCCACGCCAAAGAGAATGCAGAGAACTTCAGCCAG ATTGCCTACACGGAAGAATACGAGCAGCAGCGGGGCAAAGGAAGCTTTCCCGCCATGATAACGCCCGGGTACCACCTCGCCAAGAAGGCACAAGAAAACGCAAGTGAT CTGAAATACAGAAAAGACTTAAATAAAATGAAGGGCACGTCACATTTCCACAGCCTGACCTCTGAGGAGAACCTGGCCTTGATGAACGCCCGGAAGATCAACAAGCTCGTCAGTGAG ATTGAGTACAAGAAAGATTTGGAGAACAGCAAAGGCCACAGTATCAATTTTTGCGAGACACCGCAGTTTCAGAATGCTTCCAAAGTAGCCAAGTTCACCAGTGAT AACAAATACAAAGAGAAGTACATCGATATGAAGGGCCACTATGAAGGCTCGGGAATCGACAAGAAGACCATGCATGCCATGAAAGTCCGGACACTGGCCAGTGAT ATTTCATACAAACAAGGTCACGATCAAGATCAAGGCGAGTACAATTACCAAGCCACACTGACACCAGGCTACCGCAGCCAAAGGAAGCTGGACCCACTTAAAGAC AAGAACTACAGGCAGCACATTGACCAAGTCAAGTACAGCCTAGTGACGGACACGCCAGAGATCCTCCTGGCGAGGAAAAACGCTCATCTGATCAGTAAT CTAAATTACAAAGCAGACTACGAGAAGACTAAGCATCTGTACACGCTACACGAGGACCTGCCCCAAATCAAAATGGCCAAAGACAATGCAGCCTTGTGCAGTGAC ATTAAATATAAGGAGGAGTGGGAGAAGACCAAATCTAAAGCGTGTGACATCGGTGTGCACGACCTCAGTGTCAGGGCGGCGAAGGCTTCGCGAGATCTCGCCAGTGAT CTTAAATATAAAGAAAACTATCTGAAGAACAAAGAATTGGCTGTGGGCTTCAACGTGAGCGACTCCAAGACCTTGCATTCGCTTCAAGTGGCCAAGATGCGCAGTGAC ATTGCATACAAGAAGGGCTCCAAGGAGAACCAGGGCCAGTACAGCCTGTCTATGGACATGGTCAACCTAAGTCACGCTAAAAAGGCTCAAGCTCTGGCCAGTGACCTGGAATATCGCACCAGGCTGCACGACTACACCGTCATGGCTGATGACATCAAGGTCCAGCAGGCCAAGAAGGCGTATTCCCTTCAGAGTGAG AACCTGTATCGGTCAGACTTGAACTGGATGAAAGGAGTGAGCTGGGAAACTGAGGGTTGCCTCAACATCACTCAGGCCAAGAAAGCTGGAGATCTTCTCAGCGAT AATAAATATCGTCAGAAGGTGGATCAGATCAAGTTCACCCAAGTGGCAGACAATCTGTCCATCAAACACGCCAAGAAGAGCCAGGAACTGCAGAGCGAT CTGGCATACAAAGCGAACACGGAGCAGATGATCCACCAGTACACCATGACAAAAGATGAGCCGCTGTTCAGACAAGCAAAGGCAAACGCTGAGCTTCTTAGTGCG AAAGTCTACAAAAGTCAATGGGAGAAGCAGCGGGAAAAGGGCTTTGAGCTCCGACTTGACTCACTTTCTATTCTCACTGCGAGAGCTAAAAGAGACCTGGCCAgtgat GTCAAATACAAAGAGCAATATGAGAAAAACAAAGGCAAGGTGATCGGAATCAAATCGGTCAGCGACGATTCTCAGATGGCTCACTCGGCTCTGGCCACCAAACTACAGAGTAGCCGCGACTACAAGAAGCACTATGAGGACACAAAGACCCAATTCAA TGTTTCTCTGGACATGCTGAACATCAGCCAGGCCAAGAAGGCCCAAGACTTGGCAGCCGACTACAACTACAGAACATTCCTGCACGAGTACACCACGTTGCCAACTGACATGAATGTTGCCTGGGCAAAGAAGGCCTACGGACTGCAAAGCGAC AAATTGTACCGATCCGATCTCAACTGGATGAAGGGCGTTGCCTGGGAGGCCTCAAAGTCTTTGGATGTCCAACAGGCCAAAAAAGCTGGAGAGCTTCTCAGCGAG AAAAAGTATCGCCAGAATGTGAGCTCCCTGAAGTTTACAAGTGTTGAAGACACACCAGAGATGGTTCAGGCCAAACTCAGCAACAAACTGGCCATTGAT AGGTTGTACAGAGAGAAGGGAGAAAACATGAAGCATATCTACACCCTCAATGAGGAGCTTCCTGAGTTTGTGCAGGCGAAGATCAATGCCTTGAACCTGAGTGAG AGTCGTTACAAGGAATCTTGGATGAAGCTACGTGACGGCGGATATAAACTGCGTCTGGATGCTATTCCTTTCCAGTCGGCCAAAGCATCTGCTGACATCCTCAGTGAT CAAAAATACAAAGAGGAGTTTGAGAAGACTAAAGGGAAGATGATTGGACTGAAAGGGCTGGAGGACGACATCAATATGGCTCACTCCGTTTACGCCAACAAGTTGCAGAGCGAC ATTAAGTACAAGAAGGAGTCGGCCAGCCAGCTCTCCAAGCATCACCTGCCAATGGATATGATGGAGGTGTCCCATGCCAAGAAGGCCCAATCTTTAGCCAGTGATATCGACTACAGGCTCTTCTTGCATGAGTACACCTCCCTGCCAGATGACATGAAGCTGCAGGCGGCGAAGAAGGCGTACGCTTTGCAGAGCGAG AGGATATATCGTTCTGACCTCAATTACCTGCGGGGTGCCGCATGGATCGCAACTGGGGCTGTGCAAATTGAAGGCTCCAGGAAAGCCACTGACCTTATCAGTGAT AAAAAGTACCGCCAGCTGCCGTACAACTTCAAGCACACGTCTGTGGCAGACTCCCCTGACATAGTCCACGCCAAATTCAGTGGACTTATCACAAATGAG CGTCTGTACAAAGAGAAAGGGGTGAGCGACCAGCACAGCTACACCATCACGGCCGAGAGACCGGAGATCACTCAAGCAAAGATCAACGCAGCTAACTTTAGCGAG ATCCGATACAGAGACTCCTGGCACAATCTGAGGGCTCAGGGCTACAAACTGACCATGCAGGACATCCCATTTCAAGCAGCCAAGAGCTCCACAGGCATCGCAAGTGAT TACAAGTACAAACACAACCACCTAATGGAAAAAGGCAAGCACATCGGCGCCCAAAGTGTTTCGGACGATACGTACCTGCTGCACTACATGCAGGCAAACCGGCTGGCTAGTGACCAGGAGTATCGAAAGGATGCCCTGACGGCCAGCGGGCGCTACCACCTGACACCGGACATGGTCCACCTAGTCACGGCCAAGAACGCTCAAGCCCTGGCCAGCGAGCAGGACTACAGGAAGAGGCTTCACGAGTACACGGTGCTTCCCGACGACATGAAGGTCAAATGGGCCAAGAAGGCCTACAACCTGCAGAGTGAG ACGCTGTACAAGTCGGACTTGAACTTCATGAAGGGTGTGGCGTGGGATGGCGTGGGGGCACCGCAACTGGAGTCGGCCAAGAAGGCTGGGAAGCTTGTTAGCGAT AAGCGATACCGCCAACTCCCAGACAGCTTGAAGTTCACCTCAGTGACGGACTCCCCAGATATGCTCCACGCCAAGGCCAGCTATCAACAGTGCAGCGAG CGGCTGTACAAATCGGGCAGGAACGACGACATGAACAAGTACACCTTACATCCAGATGATCCCGACTTTGTCCGGGCCAGGATGAACGCCCTGCACATTAGTGAC AAAGTGTACAAAGCCTCTGGGGAGCAGCTGAAGATGCTGGGCTACGACTTGAGGCTGGACGCTATCCCCTTCCAAACAGCAAAGGCCTCCAGGGAAATTGCCAGCGAC GTGCTCTACAAGGACTCCCACTTGCGCGAgaagggccagcaggtggggCTACGCTGCGTGGAGGACGACCCGAAAATGATGCACTCATTGGCGGCCAGCAAGCTCCAGAGCAACCTGGAGTACAAGCGGCTGTCCAAGGAGCAGCATTCCAACTACAAGATCCACGCCGACCAGCCCGAGTTCCTGCTGGCCAAGAAGAGCCAGGCACAGGCCAGCGACGTGGCGTACCGAAGCAAGCTCCACGACTACACATGCGACTCAGAGCAGCTCCAAGTCAAACACGCCAAACAAGCCTACAAACTGCAGAGTGAC GTGAACTACAAATCGGACCTGAACCGGATGAGGGGAGCGGGCTGGACCCCTCCCGGCTCCCACAAGGTCGAGCTCGCCCGCCGGGCCGCCGAGCTGGGCCTGGCTGAGGGGGTGACCACAGATGAGGCCATCGCCAAGTACCAGCGCATGATAATG ATGCACTATCAGCAGCGGATGGAGgatcagcaacaacaacaacaacaacaacatacgtCCGAGCAGGTGGAGACCAGCAAGGAGATCCGGCAAGGCGTCAACATGGACGCTACGGAGGTGCTTCACGTCAACAGGACCAAGACGTACCAGACCGCGCAGAAAAAGATCACCACAACCACCACCACAAGTAGCAGTAGCTCCACCTTCAAATCCATGGAGAAGAAATCCAGCAGCACCTCGTCGGCCGCCCGGCACGGCACATTCAAGATGTCCAGTCAGGCCAAAGCCATTAAAGATGCTTAG